Below is a window of Malania oleifera isolate guangnan ecotype guangnan chromosome 1, ASM2987363v1, whole genome shotgun sequence DNA.
ACCTGATCTGTTCCTCCATCAGTAACCTCTCGGCCTTTTTTTGCTTGAAGTTCATTCCAACAATCAGAATATCCATGTAGTTTGAAGCAATTTTCCTGGCTATATTTCAGATTACCGCAATGGGAGCACTTGGTGCCATTTGAAGGAGAGACTTTCTTCTTGGAAGAGGTTCCAGTCTTTCCATTGCCCAGAGATAGAAATTGGGTAGAATTTGAAGTTGAATGTCTAGTCTT
It encodes the following:
- the LOC131166557 gene encoding uncharacterized protein LOC131166557 — protein: MRPFPTIEQAYAHVLREAVRQAVMITGGSTKTQGAVLASKSFKTRHSTSNSTQFLSLGNGKTGTSSKKKVSPSNGTKCSHCGNLKYSQENCFKLHGYSDCWNELQAKKGREVTDGGTDQVALAAAKLRLSLSEPGFSYQGDHWAWY